The following coding sequences are from one Deinococcus aerius window:
- a CDS encoding ParA family protein, which translates to MRTLTFFNHAGGVMKSSLTRDVGHTFSQAGLRVLLVDLDPQANLTDWLGVSGVTREQTVYDTATRGEPLPSPTPAHGLDLIPSDVSLALAEGQMMGVVGAHLHLRQALQLVTSQYDVVLIDSPPSLGQLSILGALAADHLVVPVPTRQKGMNALAGLSEAMATYRKLRPDLTVALYVPTLYDARRSHDREALAALQGMLRPLSSPIPDRGAVWNDSASAGQPVGVYAPGSPVHQDVLRVAAEIARAAHLNVQIPGVKA; encoded by the coding sequence ATGCGGACGCTGACGTTCTTCAATCACGCGGGAGGGGTCATGAAGTCCAGCCTGACCCGCGACGTGGGCCACACGTTCTCGCAGGCCGGACTGCGCGTGCTGCTCGTGGACCTCGACCCGCAGGCCAACCTGACCGATTGGCTGGGAGTGTCGGGCGTCACGCGTGAGCAGACGGTGTACGACACGGCGACGCGCGGCGAGCCTCTCCCCTCCCCCACCCCGGCGCACGGCCTGGACCTGATCCCGAGCGACGTGTCCCTGGCCCTGGCGGAGGGGCAGATGATGGGCGTGGTCGGCGCGCACCTGCACCTGCGGCAGGCGCTGCAACTCGTGACGAGCCAGTACGACGTGGTGTTGATCGACAGCCCGCCCAGCCTGGGGCAACTCTCGATCCTGGGGGCGCTGGCGGCGGACCATCTGGTGGTCCCCGTCCCCACCCGGCAGAAGGGGATGAATGCGCTGGCAGGCCTCTCGGAGGCGATGGCGACCTACCGCAAGCTGCGGCCCGACCTGACGGTGGCGCTGTATGTGCCCACCCTGTACGACGCGCGGCGCTCGCACGACCGCGAGGCGCTGGCCGCTCTTCAGGGAATGCTGCGGCCCCTTTCCAGCCCGATTCCCGATCGGGGGGCGGTGTGGAACGACAGCGCGAGCGCCGGTCAACCCGTGGGCGTGTACGCGCCGGGCTCCCCGGTGCATCAGGACGTGCTGCGGGTGGCGGCGGAGATCGCGCGGGCGGCGCACCTGAACGTGCAGATTCCCGGGGTGAAGGCATGA
- a CDS encoding ParB/RepB/Spo0J family partition protein translates to MSRKARPAIGARLTGLVEGVEALGQPAATTLPVADLQPGAFQPRVHFSPEGLEELARSVREQGILQPLLVRPLGNGRYEIVAGERRWRAARIAGLTEVPVLLRDLTDAQAQLAAAVENLQREDLNVLEEVRARLQVAASTLGVPASEAVARLFALDRRPEEDPEAVARLDAMFSALGRETWRSFVKNRAAVLNLPGDVQEAVREGLDYRKALVVGRVTDPERRAELLRAASEGATVQALREQVSPPPQDADPVQLVARRLVDRRTLARLDAARRRKVEKLLQQISELLDSA, encoded by the coding sequence ATGAGCCGCAAGGCGCGCCCCGCCATCGGTGCCCGGCTCACCGGGCTGGTCGAGGGTGTGGAGGCGCTCGGCCAGCCTGCCGCGACCACCCTGCCCGTGGCGGACCTCCAGCCGGGGGCCTTTCAGCCGCGCGTCCACTTCTCCCCCGAGGGGCTGGAGGAACTGGCCCGCAGCGTGCGCGAGCAGGGCATCCTCCAGCCTCTCCTGGTGCGGCCACTGGGGAACGGTCGGTACGAGATCGTGGCGGGGGAACGGCGCTGGCGGGCCGCGCGGATTGCCGGGCTGACCGAGGTGCCCGTGCTGCTGCGCGACCTCACCGACGCGCAGGCGCAGCTTGCCGCCGCCGTGGAGAACCTGCAACGCGAGGACCTGAACGTGCTGGAGGAGGTGCGCGCCCGCCTTCAGGTTGCGGCCTCGACCCTGGGCGTCCCCGCGAGTGAGGCCGTCGCGCGGCTCTTCGCCCTCGACCGCAGGCCCGAGGAGGACCCCGAGGCCGTCGCCCGGCTCGACGCCATGTTCAGCGCCCTGGGGCGGGAAACCTGGCGCAGCTTCGTGAAGAACCGCGCCGCCGTCCTTAACCTCCCTGGGGACGTGCAGGAGGCCGTGCGCGAGGGGCTGGACTACCGCAAGGCACTCGTGGTCGGGCGGGTGACGGACCCGGAGCGGCGGGCCGAGCTGCTGCGGGCGGCGAGTGAGGGTGCAACGGTCCAGGCGCTGCGCGAACAGGTCTCCCCTCCCCCACAGGACGCCGACCCCGTACAACTGGTCGCGCGCCGCCTCGTCGACCGCCGGACGCTGGCCAGGCTCGACGCCGCCCGTCGCCGCAAGGTCGAAAAGCTCCTCCAGCAGATCAGCGAGCTTCTGGACTCGGCCTGA
- a CDS encoding MBL fold metallo-hydrolase, with protein sequence MYANVYLLETTEGRLVVDAGALPHAPRFARLLRAFRPDALLLTHHHVDHTGGAFLAARLGIPVLAHPDEHGLLTGEEHRLSYPAGRPDLGGFLSRLHPKAPASALQSAHPGEQLMGWEVIHLPGHTSGQIGLLRDGVLLAGDAAIGGRHGAHLPRAAYNEDHGVAVDTLRLIGRLDLTVILPGHGSPVTPGQVRRRAGRHEQVARHVTSR encoded by the coding sequence TTGTACGCGAACGTCTACCTGCTCGAAACGACGGAAGGGCGGCTCGTCGTGGACGCCGGAGCCCTCCCCCACGCGCCCCGCTTTGCCCGTCTGTTGCGGGCCTTTCGGCCCGACGCGCTGCTGCTCACCCATCACCACGTCGACCACACGGGCGGGGCGTTCCTCGCCGCGCGCCTCGGCATTCCTGTCCTGGCCCACCCGGACGAGCATGGTCTGCTGACCGGGGAGGAACACCGCCTGTCCTACCCGGCGGGTCGCCCGGACCTGGGTGGTTTCCTTTCGCGGCTGCACCCCAAGGCTCCCGCCTCCGCCCTCCAGTCCGCCCACCCCGGCGAGCAGCTCATGGGCTGGGAGGTTATTCACCTCCCCGGCCACACCTCCGGGCAGATCGGCCTGCTGCGGGACGGCGTGCTGCTCGCCGGGGACGCCGCGATCGGTGGGCGACACGGAGCGCACCTTCCCCGGGCTGCCTACAACGAGGACCACGGGGTGGCGGTGGACACCCTGCGCCTGATTGGGCGACTGGACCTGACCGTCATCCTGCCCGGCCACGGAAGTCCGGTCACTCCCGGGCAGGTCAGGCGACGGGCGGGGCGCCATGAGCAGGTTGCTCGTCACGTGACGAGCAGATAG
- a CDS encoding ABC transporter ATP-binding protein has translation MTASPLLLDVRDLHTRYGRVEALSGVSVRVPAGHIVSVIGANGAGKTTLMNSIMGVLPSSGEITYGGESLRGVPLEGRVARGISLVPERRDLFASMTVADNLQLGAYSRRRENWRRELEEVYTRFPRLAERRRQLAGTLSGGEQQMLAIGRALMGKPRLLLLDEPSLGLAPLIVRDILGIVRGLRAEGVTVLLVEQNARASLAISDEAYVLETGQVRLHGPAAELARNPELGASYLGG, from the coding sequence GTGACGGCCTCCCCCCTCCTGCTCGACGTGCGCGACCTGCACACCCGGTACGGGCGGGTGGAGGCCCTGTCGGGCGTGAGCGTCCGGGTGCCCGCCGGGCACATCGTCAGCGTGATCGGCGCGAACGGGGCGGGCAAGACCACGCTGATGAATTCCATCATGGGCGTGCTGCCGTCCAGCGGGGAGATCACCTACGGGGGCGAGTCCCTGCGCGGGGTGCCGCTGGAGGGCCGGGTGGCGCGCGGAATCAGCCTGGTGCCCGAGCGCCGGGACCTCTTTGCCTCCATGACGGTGGCGGACAACCTCCAGCTCGGGGCGTACAGCCGCCGCCGGGAGAACTGGCGCCGGGAGCTGGAGGAGGTCTACACCCGCTTTCCCCGCCTGGCCGAGCGCCGCCGCCAGCTCGCGGGCACCTTATCCGGCGGGGAGCAGCAGATGCTCGCCATCGGCCGGGCGCTGATGGGTAAGCCCAGGCTGCTCCTGCTCGACGAGCCCTCGCTGGGGCTGGCCCCCCTCATCGTGCGCGACATCCTGGGCATCGTGCGGGGCCTGCGGGCCGAGGGCGTCACGGTGCTCCTCGTCGAGCAGAACGCCCGGGCCAGCCTCGCCATCAGCGACGAGGCGTACGTGCTGGAGACCGGCCAGGTGCGGCTGCACGGCCCCGCCGCCGAACTCGCCCGGAACCCCGAACTGGGGGCGAGCTACCTGGGGGGATAG
- a CDS encoding branched-chain amino acid ABC transporter ATP-binding protein/permease, whose translation MRLRFLLALLAGLVALALPLVLPLFQVTLLVNILIFAIVVTGLVLLTGIVGLTSFGQAAFMGLGAYTTAVLTTGAGWNPWLGLLAGFGVTALIAWLLGLMTLRMQGHYLPLATIAWGMSLYYVFGNTPALGGFTGLTNIPPISVFGLTLTSPRTFAYLALVCLGLTAIGAQFLLSSRVGRAMRALRGGPLVAEAFGVNTFRLRVEVFVLAALMASLAGWLYAHSQRFVNPTPFSLQAGIEYLFMAVVGGSGHVWGGVLGAGLITLLREWLRDLLPVLIGAQGNFEVIVFGVLVILTLQFARRGLWPLAERVLPQEGARLLPERARLPERSRPAPGTPLLKVEHAVKQFGGLRAVNDVSFELRAGEILGLIGPNGAGKSTVFNLVTGVNPATSGRVVFAGRDITRLNAGQIHRLGVARTFQHVHLLPDLTLLANTMMGGYARGRAGLIASLLHLERAEEAALQHEALRQLRRVGLEDQAFALAGNLALGQQRILEVARALVADPTLLLLDEPAAGLRYGEKMELVALLRRLRDEGVTILLVEHDMDLVMNLVDRLVVMNYGEKLAEGTPAEIRRNPAVREAYLGVDVPGEVA comes from the coding sequence ATGAGGCTGCGTTTCCTGCTCGCCCTCCTCGCCGGGCTGGTCGCGCTCGCCTTGCCCCTCGTGCTGCCGCTCTTTCAGGTCACGCTGCTCGTGAACATCCTGATCTTCGCCATCGTGGTCACCGGGTTGGTGCTGCTGACGGGTATCGTCGGGCTCACCTCCTTCGGGCAGGCGGCCTTTATGGGGCTGGGGGCGTACACCACGGCGGTCCTCACCACCGGGGCGGGCTGGAACCCCTGGCTTGGCCTCCTCGCGGGTTTCGGCGTCACGGCCCTGATCGCCTGGCTGCTGGGCCTGATGACGCTGCGGATGCAGGGCCACTACCTGCCGCTGGCGACCATCGCCTGGGGCATGAGCCTGTACTACGTGTTCGGCAATACCCCGGCGCTGGGGGGCTTTACTGGCCTGACGAACATCCCGCCGATCAGCGTCTTCGGCCTGACCCTCACCTCACCGCGGACCTTCGCGTACCTCGCGCTGGTCTGCCTTGGCCTGACCGCCATCGGCGCCCAGTTCCTGCTCTCCAGCCGGGTGGGGCGGGCGATGCGGGCCCTGCGCGGCGGCCCCCTCGTCGCCGAGGCGTTTGGCGTGAATACCTTCCGCCTGCGGGTGGAGGTCTTCGTCCTCGCCGCGCTGATGGCCTCGCTGGCCGGGTGGCTGTACGCCCACAGCCAGCGCTTCGTGAACCCCACGCCCTTCAGCTTGCAGGCGGGCATCGAGTACCTCTTCATGGCGGTGGTCGGCGGCTCGGGGCACGTGTGGGGCGGCGTGCTGGGCGCCGGGCTGATCACCCTGCTGCGCGAGTGGCTGCGCGACCTGCTGCCCGTCCTGATCGGCGCGCAGGGCAACTTCGAGGTCATCGTCTTCGGCGTCCTCGTCATCCTGACCCTGCAATTCGCGCGGCGGGGCCTGTGGCCGCTCGCCGAGCGGGTGCTGCCGCAGGAGGGCGCGCGCCTGCTGCCCGAACGGGCGCGGCTGCCGGAGAGGAGCCGACCGGCGCCGGGAACGCCTCTTCTGAAGGTCGAGCACGCCGTCAAGCAGTTCGGGGGCCTGCGCGCGGTCAACGACGTGTCCTTCGAGCTGCGCGCCGGGGAAATCCTGGGGTTGATCGGGCCAAACGGGGCGGGGAAGAGCACGGTCTTCAACCTCGTCACGGGGGTGAACCCGGCCACGAGCGGGCGCGTCGTCTTCGCGGGGCGGGACATCACCCGCCTGAACGCGGGGCAGATTCACCGCCTGGGCGTGGCCCGAACCTTCCAGCATGTCCACCTGCTGCCGGACCTCACCCTGCTCGCCAACACCATGATGGGCGGGTACGCCCGGGGCCGCGCCGGGCTGATCGCCAGCCTGCTGCACCTGGAGCGGGCGGAGGAGGCGGCCCTGCAACACGAGGCCTTGCGCCAACTGCGCCGGGTCGGGCTGGAAGATCAGGCGTTTGCCCTCGCCGGGAACCTCGCCCTGGGGCAGCAGCGCATCCTGGAGGTCGCCCGCGCCCTCGTCGCCGACCCCACCCTGCTGCTCCTCGACGAGCCCGCCGCCGGGCTGCGCTACGGCGAGAAGATGGAACTCGTGGCCCTGCTGCGCCGCCTGCGCGACGAGGGCGTGACCATCCTGCTCGTGGAGCACGACATGGACCTCGTGATGAACCTGGTGGACCGCCTCGTCGTCATGAACTACGGCGAGAAGTTGGCAGAGGGAACGCCCGCCGAGATTCGCCGCAACCCCGCCGTGCGTGAGGCGTACCTGGGTGTGGACGTGCCGGGAGAGGTCGCGTGA
- a CDS encoding branched-chain amino acid ABC transporter permease: MQIFDPTIFPILAADGLTNGAVYALLALALVLVFAVTRVIFIPMGEFVVFGTLTLASLQLGRVPGTLSLLLVLLGVVAVMEAFSQARRGQAGRGLFTLLGAAVIGAVLWALTSWAAPLKLPLWSQVLLTLALVAPLGPLVYRTVYQPLQNATVLVLLIASVALHLALTGLALVFFGPEGARTPPFAAGNVTLGQVTLTWQSLLVILVSALLMLGLYLFFERTMAGKALRATAVNRLGARLVGISPASAGRLTFTLAALIGALGGMLIGPSVAMTYDSGFLIGLKGFIGAIIGGLVSYPLAAAGAVLVGLIESFASFSLSAWKEVIVFTLILPVLLWRSLTTRHIPEDEE; the protein is encoded by the coding sequence ATGCAGATTTTCGACCCCACCATCTTTCCGATTCTCGCGGCGGACGGCCTGACGAACGGCGCGGTCTACGCGCTGCTGGCCCTGGCCCTGGTCCTCGTCTTCGCCGTCACCCGGGTGATCTTCATTCCGATGGGCGAGTTCGTCGTCTTCGGCACCCTGACGCTCGCCTCGCTGCAACTGGGGCGGGTGCCGGGCACGCTGTCCCTGCTGCTCGTGCTGCTGGGCGTGGTCGCCGTGATGGAGGCGTTCAGTCAGGCGAGGCGTGGGCAGGCAGGCAGGGGACTGTTCACCCTCCTGGGGGCGGCGGTGATCGGCGCCGTCCTCTGGGCGCTCACATCCTGGGCCGCGCCCCTCAAGTTGCCACTCTGGAGTCAGGTGCTGCTCACGCTCGCCCTGGTCGCGCCGCTGGGGCCGCTCGTCTACCGCACGGTGTACCAGCCCCTCCAGAACGCCACGGTCCTCGTCCTGCTGATCGCCTCCGTCGCCCTGCACCTCGCCCTGACCGGGCTCGCGCTGGTGTTCTTCGGGCCGGAGGGGGCGCGCACGCCGCCCTTCGCGGCGGGGAACGTCACCCTGGGGCAGGTGACGCTGACGTGGCAGAGCCTGCTGGTGATCCTGGTTTCGGCGCTGCTGATGCTGGGGCTGTACCTCTTCTTCGAGCGGACGATGGCGGGCAAGGCCCTGCGCGCCACCGCCGTCAACCGTCTGGGCGCCCGGCTCGTCGGGATCAGCCCCGCGTCGGCGGGCCGACTGACCTTCACGCTGGCCGCCCTGATCGGCGCACTCGGTGGCATGCTGATCGGCCCCAGCGTCGCCATGACCTACGACTCGGGCTTCCTGATCGGCCTCAAGGGCTTTATCGGGGCCATTATCGGCGGGCTGGTGAGCTATCCCCTCGCGGCGGCGGGGGCGGTGCTCGTCGGCCTGATCGAGAGTTTCGCCTCCTTCAGCCTCTCGGCCTGGAAGGAAGTGATCGTCTTTACCCTGATCCTGCCCGTGCTGCTGTGGCGCTCGCTGACCACCCGCCATATCCCCGAGGACGAGGAATGA
- a CDS encoding SPFH domain-containing protein — protein sequence MNELEKAPLTVGPQGGVSPATGVASVERRAFGLPGVPAVLLWLVLAVAALGLLVAGQVVWGILAGILALFALGGFFIVQPNQAKVLTLFGRYVGTERRNGFYWTNPFTVRRNVSLRIRNFNSERLKVNDQMGNPIEIAAVIVWRVVDTARAVFDVEDYEEFVEIQSETALRHLAAQYPYDEYEGRGFSLRGNPDEVAEALGRELATRLRHAGVEVLEARLSHLAYSPEIAGAMLQRQQASAIIAARQQIVQGAVGMVEMALRELSEQGIVQLDEERKAQMVSNLLVVLTSERGTQPVVNAGSLY from the coding sequence ATGAACGAACTGGAGAAGGCGCCCCTCACCGTTGGCCCGCAAGGTGGCGTCTCGCCCGCCACCGGGGTGGCGAGTGTCGAGCGCCGCGCCTTCGGGCTGCCCGGCGTGCCCGCCGTGCTGCTGTGGCTGGTGCTGGCGGTCGCCGCGCTCGGGCTGCTCGTCGCCGGGCAGGTCGTCTGGGGCATTCTGGCGGGCATCCTGGCCCTGTTCGCGCTGGGCGGCTTTTTCATCGTGCAGCCCAACCAGGCCAAGGTGCTGACCCTCTTCGGGCGGTACGTGGGCACCGAGCGGCGCAACGGCTTTTACTGGACCAACCCCTTCACGGTGCGGCGCAACGTGTCCCTGCGAATCCGCAACTTCAACTCCGAGCGGCTGAAGGTGAACGACCAGATGGGCAACCCCATCGAGATCGCCGCCGTGATCGTGTGGCGCGTGGTGGACACCGCCCGCGCCGTCTTCGACGTGGAGGACTACGAGGAGTTCGTCGAGATTCAGTCCGAGACGGCCCTGCGCCACCTCGCCGCCCAGTATCCCTACGACGAGTACGAGGGGCGCGGCTTCTCGCTGCGGGGCAACCCCGACGAGGTCGCCGAGGCGCTGGGCCGCGAACTCGCCACCCGGCTGCGGCACGCGGGGGTGGAGGTGCTCGAAGCCCGGCTCTCGCACCTGGCCTACTCGCCCGAGATCGCCGGGGCGATGCTCCAGCGCCAGCAGGCGAGCGCGATCATCGCCGCCCGCCAGCAGATCGTGCAGGGCGCGGTCGGCATGGTCGAGATGGCGCTGCGCGAGCTGTCCGAGCAGGGCATCGTGCAGCTCGACGAGGAGCGCAAGGCGCAGATGGTGAGCAACCTCCTCGTCGTGCTGACGAGCGAGCGCGGCACCCAGCCCGTGGTGAATGCCGGGAGCCTGTATTGA
- a CDS encoding DEAD/DEAH box helicase produces MTPTRTKDQPERTSAQATDNAARPRRPREGQDQARSGQPAPVSSPATDWQRFLGNRTPTPVQAGAIPALLAGRDVITTARTGSGKTLAFLIPAAARGIGMSTPRGMRPEVLVVTPTRELAVQIRDVARELGMPAGRITGGITPNQTRSEASGKGVIAGTPGRLKDLITRGELSLAGLRYVVLDEADELLSLGFLKDVGDILRAAQSAAGRNLQIAMASATFPAAIREVAERFMHAPERIDIAPERSAEAAQSDDILGGATGATHLLVHTTREAVLEVAAEHAREALRAPGGCVVIFCRTKALVKRRAERLAVLLPGEEVSALQGNMDQKKRERTMDLLREGQSRVLVATDIAGRGIDLPEVRLVIHMDVASTAEDHVHRSGRTARAGRPGVNLVLLIPEQRELWRNVRRGLPAAVQPPLTREEGQIDKAIQEKQGQGRGGGGGRPGNPGSPQPGPGRPPRDTGTASHSRAQQGQKRAAKPHPHNAQGLDTGTGAGRVGPQKARGRRR; encoded by the coding sequence ATGACTCCCACCCGAACCAAAGACCAACCTGAACGCACTTCGGCTCAGGCCACCGACAACGCCGCGCGTCCCCGCCGTCCCCGGGAGGGCCAGGACCAGGCCCGTTCCGGGCAGCCTGCTCCCGTCTCTTCCCCGGCCACCGACTGGCAGAGGTTCCTCGGGAACCGCACCCCCACCCCGGTGCAGGCCGGAGCCATCCCCGCCCTCCTCGCCGGGCGCGACGTGATCACGACCGCCCGCACGGGCAGCGGCAAGACGCTCGCCTTCCTGATTCCCGCCGCCGCGCGCGGCATCGGCATGAGTACGCCGCGCGGCATGCGGCCCGAGGTGCTGGTCGTCACGCCGACCCGCGAGCTGGCCGTGCAGATCCGCGACGTGGCCCGCGAACTCGGGATGCCCGCCGGGCGCATCACGGGCGGCATCACGCCGAACCAGACGCGCAGTGAGGCGAGCGGCAAGGGCGTGATCGCCGGAACCCCGGGGCGGCTCAAGGACCTGATCACGCGGGGCGAACTCTCTCTCGCCGGGCTGCGCTACGTCGTGCTGGACGAGGCCGACGAGCTGCTGAGCCTGGGCTTTCTCAAGGACGTGGGCGACATCCTGCGGGCAGCCCAGTCCGCCGCCGGGCGGAATCTCCAGATCGCCATGGCCTCCGCCACCTTCCCCGCCGCCATCCGCGAGGTGGCCGAGCGCTTCATGCACGCCCCCGAGCGCATCGACATCGCGCCGGAACGCTCCGCCGAGGCGGCGCAGAGTGACGACATCCTGGGCGGGGCGACGGGTGCCACCCACCTCCTCGTCCACACCACCCGCGAGGCGGTGCTGGAGGTGGCCGCCGAACACGCGCGTGAGGCCCTGCGCGCCCCGGGCGGCTGCGTGGTGATCTTCTGCCGCACCAAGGCCCTCGTCAAACGCCGCGCCGAGCGGCTGGCCGTCCTGCTCCCCGGCGAGGAGGTCAGCGCCCTCCAGGGCAACATGGACCAGAAGAAGCGCGAGCGGACCATGGACCTGTTGCGGGAGGGCCAGTCGCGCGTCCTCGTGGCGACGGACATCGCCGGGCGCGGCATCGATCTGCCGGAGGTGCGGCTCGTCATCCACATGGACGTGGCCTCCACCGCCGAGGACCACGTCCACCGCTCCGGGCGCACCGCCCGCGCGGGTCGCCCCGGCGTGAACCTCGTCCTCCTGATTCCCGAGCAGCGCGAGCTGTGGCGCAACGTGCGCCGCGGCCTGCCCGCCGCCGTGCAGCCGCCCCTCACCCGCGAGGAGGGCCAGATCGACAAGGCCATCCAGGAGAAGCAGGGCCAGGGCCGGGGGGGTGGAGGTGGGCGCCCGGGGAACCCCGGCTCACCCCAGCCCGGGCCGGGACGCCCCCCACGCGACACGGGGACAGCCAGTCATAGTCGCGCCCAGCAGGGCCAGAAACGAGCCGCCAAACCGCATCCCCACAACGCCCAGGGGCTCGACACGGGCACGGGAGCAGGCCGGGTTGGGCCGCAAAAGGCGCGGGGCCGCAGGCGCTGA
- a CDS encoding HD domain-containing phosphohydrolase, with the protein MTTDIPGQTHPETLILAQQIVTRTLVATRASQEVIDLILQQVARTLGAHSSSVSVLDPAANTLCPAGASGYTPEALERWQALPVTPGTPVTDAVLTRQPVFLSGAEWDEQYPHLAAVRLPVMRAVAALPLISGGSVLGAVTLSWDGERALSGVEWAFLEGVASQCAQTLDRIRLHGERQSRAARDRKLLEYSSDILIVLDRDAAVTSLSSSVGLTLGYTEADLRETRLRDVLHPEDLPELRAQFARAIAAPNQPLRSTLRVRHQQGGWVWLEVVGRNLLADPAVRGFVCNARDVTQNMRAMQALRESEREQHAHAQRYQRLLDLMTALHSEENPGELIRAALDHGLAVTEYDQAYYYDVEDGAVSLRFARGEGAAEALALLPPFRHLRDLGKAGAAVLRHDLFFAEVGVPVMTPPEPLPRRAWRSFCAIPVVIAGELRGVFVFVSSGEALAEVNTRRLMRRLADQVNVLLERSWHVQRLDASREETLRAVGLALEYRDHETKGHTDRVVELTERLARALGCEERDRDALRWGAYLHDAGKVATPDAILLKAGRLDPDEWEVMKRHAQVGYEMLRQIPSLPPETLAVVLHHHERWNGSGYPHGLSGTDIPLPARIFAVVDVYDALTSERPYKQAWTHEEAAAQLEREAGVLLDPSIVRVFLRVVNGPRRDGPWPAEVTA; encoded by the coding sequence GTGACGACAGACATACCCGGCCAGACCCACCCCGAGACATTGATCCTCGCCCAGCAGATCGTGACGCGGACGCTGGTGGCGACCCGGGCGTCGCAGGAGGTCATCGACCTGATCCTCCAGCAGGTCGCCCGGACCCTGGGCGCCCACTCTTCGAGTGTCAGCGTCCTTGACCCGGCCGCGAACACCCTCTGTCCGGCGGGGGCCAGCGGGTACACGCCGGAGGCGCTCGAACGCTGGCAGGCCCTGCCGGTGACCCCCGGCACCCCGGTCACGGACGCCGTCCTCACCCGCCAGCCCGTGTTCCTGAGCGGGGCCGAGTGGGACGAGCAGTATCCACATCTGGCGGCAGTCCGGCTGCCGGTCATGCGGGCCGTCGCCGCCCTCCCGCTGATCTCCGGCGGTTCCGTCCTGGGTGCGGTCACCCTCAGTTGGGATGGGGAGCGCGCCCTGTCCGGGGTCGAGTGGGCCTTTCTGGAGGGCGTCGCCAGCCAGTGCGCGCAGACCCTCGACCGCATCCGGCTCCACGGCGAGCGCCAGAGCCGCGCGGCGCGCGACCGCAAGCTCCTGGAGTACAGCAGTGACATCCTGATCGTTCTTGACCGGGACGCGGCGGTCACCTCTCTCAGTTCCAGCGTGGGCCTCACCCTCGGGTACACGGAGGCCGACCTCCGGGAGACGCGGCTGCGCGACGTTCTGCACCCGGAGGACCTCCCGGAGCTTCGGGCACAGTTCGCCCGGGCCATCGCGGCGCCGAATCAGCCCCTGCGCTCGACCCTCCGCGTGCGGCATCAGCAGGGCGGGTGGGTGTGGCTGGAGGTGGTCGGGCGCAATCTCCTCGCGGACCCGGCCGTCCGGGGCTTTGTCTGCAACGCGCGCGACGTGACGCAGAACATGCGGGCCATGCAGGCCCTGCGCGAGAGCGAGCGGGAGCAGCACGCGCACGCCCAGCGCTACCAGCGCCTGCTGGACCTCATGACGGCCCTGCACTCGGAGGAGAACCCCGGCGAGCTGATCCGCGCCGCGCTCGACCACGGCCTCGCGGTCACGGAATACGACCAGGCGTACTACTACGACGTGGAGGACGGCGCCGTCTCGCTCCGCTTCGCGCGGGGTGAGGGCGCGGCGGAGGCGCTCGCGCTGCTCCCGCCCTTTCGCCACCTGCGCGATCTGGGCAAGGCGGGCGCCGCCGTTTTGCGCCACGACCTGTTCTTCGCGGAGGTGGGGGTGCCCGTCATGACCCCGCCCGAGCCGCTTCCGCGCCGGGCGTGGCGATCGTTTTGCGCCATCCCCGTCGTCATTGCCGGTGAACTCCGGGGGGTGTTCGTGTTCGTCAGCTCGGGTGAGGCCCTGGCCGAGGTGAATACGAGGCGCCTGATGCGGCGGCTGGCCGACCAGGTGAACGTGCTGCTGGAGCGGAGCTGGCACGTCCAGCGGCTGGACGCCTCGCGCGAGGAGACGCTCAGGGCCGTCGGCCTGGCGCTGGAATACCGCGATCACGAGACGAAGGGCCACACCGACCGCGTCGTGGAGCTGACGGAGCGGCTGGCCCGGGCGCTGGGCTGCGAGGAGCGCGACCGCGACGCCCTGCGCTGGGGCGCGTACCTGCACGACGCCGGAAAGGTGGCGACGCCCGACGCGATCCTGCTCAAGGCCGGGAGGCTGGACCCGGACGAGTGGGAGGTCATGAAGCGCCACGCCCAGGTCGGGTACGAGATGTTGCGCCAGATTCCCTCGCTCCCCCCCGAGACGCTCGCCGTGGTCCTGCACCACCACGAGCGCTGGAATGGCAGCGGCTACCCCCACGGCCTGAGCGGGACCGACATCCCCCTCCCGGCACGGATCTTCGCCGTCGTGGACGTGTACGACGCGCTGACGAGCGAGCGGCCCTACAAGCAGGCCTGGACGCACGAGGAGGCCGCCGCCCAGCTGGAGCGGGAGGCCGGAGTGCTCCTCGACCCGTCCATCGTCCGGGTCTTTCTGAGGGTCGTGAACGGCCCGCGCCGTGACGGGCCGTGGCCCGCCGAGGTCACCGCATGA